A genomic window from Plasmodium coatneyi strain Hackeri chromosome 13, complete sequence includes:
- a CDS encoding Ribonucleotide reductase small subunit, with the protein MADVLNISKVPVFSKKEKAFSDLQKSKEANEKILSKETDRFTLYPILYPDVWDFYKKAEASFWTAEEIDLSSDLKDFEKLNENEKHFIKHVLAFFAASDGIVLENLASKFLRQVQITEAKKFYSFQIAVENIHSETYSLLIDNYIKDEKERMNLFHAIENIPAVKNKALWAAKWINDTNSFAERIVANACVEGILFSGSFCAIFWFKKQNKLHGLTFSNELISRDEGLHTDFNCLIYSLLENKLPEEVVQNIVKEAVEVERSFICESLPCDLIGMNSRLMSQYIEFVADRLLECLGSKKIFHAKNPFNWMDLISLQGKTNFFEKRVADYQKSGVMAQRKDQVFCLNSDF; encoded by the coding sequence ATGGCGGACGTACTGAACATTTCGAAAGTCCCggttttttcaaaaaaggaaaaagcattTAGCGATTTGCAAAAAAGCAAAGAGGCGAATGAAAAGATCCTGAGCAAAGAGACGGACCGTTTCACCTTGTATCCCATTTTGTATCCAGACGTGTGggatttttacaaaaaagcgGAAGCGTCCTTCTGGACAGCTGAAGAAATTGACTTGTCTAGCGATTTGAAAGatttcgaaaaattaaatgaaaatgaaaaacatttCATAAAACATGTGTTGGCTTTCTTCGCAGCGAGTGATGGAATTGTGTTGGAAAATTTAGCAAGCAAATTTTTACGCCAAGTGCAAATTACGGAGGCAAAGAAATTTTACTCCTTCCAGATTGCTGTTGAAAATATCCACTCAGAGACGTATAGCTTGTTAATAGACAACTACATAAAGGacgagaaggaaagaatgaaccTTTTTCACGCGATTGAAAATATTCCCGCAGTGAAGAACAAAGCGTTGTGGGCAGCCAAGTGGATAAACGATACCAACTCCTTTGCAGAAAGGATAGTAGCCAATGCCTGTGTGGAGGGTATCCTATTTAGTGGAAGTTTCTGTGCTATTTTTTGGTTTAAGAAGCAGAACAAGTTGCATGGACTCACCTTCAGTAACGAGCTAATTAGTCGAGATGAAGGTCTGCACACAGACTTTAACTGCCTCATTTATAGCCTCCTGGAAAATAAACTACCAGAAGAGGTGGTACAAAATATAGTAAAAGAGGCCGTAGAAGTGGAACGCTCTTTTATTTGCGAATCCTTGCCTTGTGATTTAATTGGAATGAACTCAAGACTAATGTCACAGTATATTGAGTTTGTGGCAGACAGGTTGTTGGAGTGTTTGGGGTCGAAGAAGATATTTCACGCAAAGAATCCCTTCAACTGGATGGACCTCATATCTCTTCAGGGAAAGACCAACTTTTTCGAGAAGCGGGTCGCTGATTATCAGAAATCGGGCGTCATGGCGCAGAGGAAGGATCAGGTCTTTTGCCTCAACAGCGACTTTTGA